The DNA segment CTGCTAATTATGAACATCCTGATTTAGCTAAATTTGAATATAAAGAACAATGGAAAAGAAATGAAAAATTTAAAGAAGCTGGAATTTTAGGACTTTTAGGAAGTGGTTTTGATCCAGGAGTTACTAATGTATTTTGCGCATATGCACAACAAAATTTATTTGATGAAATTCATTATATTGATATACTTGATTGTAATGCAGGAGATCATGGTTATGCTTTTGCTACAAATTTTAATCCTGAAATAAATTTAAGAGAAGTGTCAGCAAAAGGGCGTTATTGGGAAAATGGAAAATGGATAGAAACAGATCCTATGCAAATAAAAATGGAGTGGAATTATCCTGAAGTTGGAGTAAAAGATAGTTATCTACTTTATCATGAAGAACTAGAAAGTTTGGTTAAAAATATTAAAGGCTTGAAAAGAATAAGGTTTTTTATGACTTTTGGACAAAGCTATTTAACTCATATGAAATGTTTAGAAAATGTTGGGATGCTAGGAATTAAACCTATAATGCATAAAGGTGTAGAAATAATACCTATAGAATTTTTAAAAACCTTGTTACCAGATCCTGCTAGTTTAGGACCTAGAACCAAAGGTTATACTAATATAGGCTGTGTTATAAGAGGTATTAAAGATGGAAAAGATAAACAAATTTATATTTATAATGTTTGTAATCACGAGGAATGCTTCAAAGAAACTGGTGCTCAAGCTGTGAGCTATACAACTGGCGTACCTGCTATGATAGGAGCAAAATTAGTTGCAAAGAAAATTTGGAAAGGACAAGGGGTATTTAATATGGAAGAATTCGATGCTAAATATTTCATGGATGAATTAAATATTCAAGGTCTGCCGTGGAAAATTCTTGAAATGACGCCTAGTTTGGG comes from the Campylobacter insulaenigrae NCTC 12927 genome and includes:
- a CDS encoding saccharopine dehydrogenase family protein, which encodes MSNLLIIGAGGVSRVATIKCAMNSDTFSKITLASRTKSKCDEIAKFIKERLGVEIQTEQIDADDVDAVVKLIEKTKAQILLNVALPYQDLSLMDACIKTKIHYIDTANYEHPDLAKFEYKEQWKRNEKFKEAGILGLLGSGFDPGVTNVFCAYAQQNLFDEIHYIDILDCNAGDHGYAFATNFNPEINLREVSAKGRYWENGKWIETDPMQIKMEWNYPEVGVKDSYLLYHEELESLVKNIKGLKRIRFFMTFGQSYLTHMKCLENVGMLGIKPIMHKGVEIIPIEFLKTLLPDPASLGPRTKGYTNIGCVIRGIKDGKDKQIYIYNVCNHEECFKETGAQAVSYTTGVPAMIGAKLVAKKIWKGQGVFNMEEFDAKYFMDELNIQGLPWKILEMTPSLGS